The Strix uralensis isolate ZFMK-TIS-50842 chromosome 13, bStrUra1, whole genome shotgun sequence genome window below encodes:
- the VGLL1 gene encoding transcription cofactor vestigial-like protein 1 isoform X1 produces MEETRKLSPKPCKNKEPVKTEWGSQSVVFTYFQGDINSVVDEHFSRALSNAKNPQDLSTKHKGETVVLKNVDSMSPHQWNFSSHCSKPYPSSSATSMSNSGLNFSAVGMSGQYQPSALRSHPTQPADLWPFPSIGTPSLTSSVYHHALPDLHTIDEPISDRKYGSLLGLLQQERCLTSMQECTMKQHSSSACMTGPARLQNISQSSASGGERKASSYQGSENPSVSQATAGIQIHDRRRDLYF; encoded by the exons atggaagaaacaagGAAGCTCTCTCCAAAGCCATGCAAAAACAAAGAACCTGTGAAAACAGAATGGGGGTCTCAGAGTGTTGTATTTACATATTTCCAAGGGGATATTAACAGCGTCGTAGATGAACATTTTTCTAGAGCCCTAAGCAATGCCAAGAACCCACAAGACCTGAGCACAAAGCACAAGGGTGAGACTGTTGTCCTGAAGAATG taGATAGCATGTCTCCCCATCAGTGGAATTTCTCTTCACATTGCTCCAAACCATACCCATCATCTTCTGCTACAAGCATGTCAAATTCCGGTctgaatttttctgctgttggtATGTCAGGCCAATACCAGCCGTCAGCTCTGAGGAGTCATCCAACTCAACCTGCAGATTTATGGCCTTTCCCTTCAATTGGGACTCCCAGTCTTACCAGTTCGGTGTATCATCATGCCTTGCCTGACCTGCACACGATAGATGAACCGATCTCTGACAGGAAATACGGTTCTCTTCTTGGtcttctgcagcaggaaaggtgCCTAACATCCATGCAAGAATGTACCATGAAGCAACACTCAAGTTCTGCTTGTATGACTGGACCTGCTAGGTTACAAAATATAAGTCAAAGTTCAGCTTCTGGGGGAG agaggaaaGCAAGCTCTTACCAAGGCTCAGAAAACCCCAGTGTAAGCCAAGCCACTGCAG GTATTCAGATTCATGACAGAAGACGAGACTTGTACTTTTAG
- the VGLL1 gene encoding transcription cofactor vestigial-like protein 1 isoform X4, with translation MEETRKLSPKPCKNKEPVKTEWGSQSVVFTYFQGDINSVVDEHFSRALSNAKNPQDLSTKHKDSMSPHQWNFSSHCSKPYPSSSATSMSNSGLNFSAVGMSGQYQPSALRSHPTQPADLWPFPSIGTPSLTSSVYHHALPDLHTIDEPISDRKYGSLLGLLQQERCLTSMQECTMKQHSSSACMTGPARLQNISQSSASGGERKASSYQGSENPSVSQATAGIQIHDRRRDLYF, from the exons atggaagaaacaagGAAGCTCTCTCCAAAGCCATGCAAAAACAAAGAACCTGTGAAAACAGAATGGGGGTCTCAGAGTGTTGTATTTACATATTTCCAAGGGGATATTAACAGCGTCGTAGATGAACATTTTTCTAGAGCCCTAAGCAATGCCAAGAACCCACAAGACCTGAGCACAAAGCACAAGG ATAGCATGTCTCCCCATCAGTGGAATTTCTCTTCACATTGCTCCAAACCATACCCATCATCTTCTGCTACAAGCATGTCAAATTCCGGTctgaatttttctgctgttggtATGTCAGGCCAATACCAGCCGTCAGCTCTGAGGAGTCATCCAACTCAACCTGCAGATTTATGGCCTTTCCCTTCAATTGGGACTCCCAGTCTTACCAGTTCGGTGTATCATCATGCCTTGCCTGACCTGCACACGATAGATGAACCGATCTCTGACAGGAAATACGGTTCTCTTCTTGGtcttctgcagcaggaaaggtgCCTAACATCCATGCAAGAATGTACCATGAAGCAACACTCAAGTTCTGCTTGTATGACTGGACCTGCTAGGTTACAAAATATAAGTCAAAGTTCAGCTTCTGGGGGAG agaggaaaGCAAGCTCTTACCAAGGCTCAGAAAACCCCAGTGTAAGCCAAGCCACTGCAG GTATTCAGATTCATGACAGAAGACGAGACTTGTACTTTTAG
- the VGLL1 gene encoding transcription cofactor vestigial-like protein 1 isoform X3, with amino-acid sequence MEETRKLSPKPCKNKEPVKTEWGSQSVVFTYFQGDINSVVDEHFSRALSNAKNPQDLSTKHKVDSMSPHQWNFSSHCSKPYPSSSATSMSNSGLNFSAVGMSGQYQPSALRSHPTQPADLWPFPSIGTPSLTSSVYHHALPDLHTIDEPISDRKYGSLLGLLQQERCLTSMQECTMKQHSSSACMTGPARLQNISQSSASGGERKASSYQGSENPSVSQATAGIQIHDRRRDLYF; translated from the exons atggaagaaacaagGAAGCTCTCTCCAAAGCCATGCAAAAACAAAGAACCTGTGAAAACAGAATGGGGGTCTCAGAGTGTTGTATTTACATATTTCCAAGGGGATATTAACAGCGTCGTAGATGAACATTTTTCTAGAGCCCTAAGCAATGCCAAGAACCCACAAGACCTGAGCACAAAGCACAAGG taGATAGCATGTCTCCCCATCAGTGGAATTTCTCTTCACATTGCTCCAAACCATACCCATCATCTTCTGCTACAAGCATGTCAAATTCCGGTctgaatttttctgctgttggtATGTCAGGCCAATACCAGCCGTCAGCTCTGAGGAGTCATCCAACTCAACCTGCAGATTTATGGCCTTTCCCTTCAATTGGGACTCCCAGTCTTACCAGTTCGGTGTATCATCATGCCTTGCCTGACCTGCACACGATAGATGAACCGATCTCTGACAGGAAATACGGTTCTCTTCTTGGtcttctgcagcaggaaaggtgCCTAACATCCATGCAAGAATGTACCATGAAGCAACACTCAAGTTCTGCTTGTATGACTGGACCTGCTAGGTTACAAAATATAAGTCAAAGTTCAGCTTCTGGGGGAG agaggaaaGCAAGCTCTTACCAAGGCTCAGAAAACCCCAGTGTAAGCCAAGCCACTGCAG GTATTCAGATTCATGACAGAAGACGAGACTTGTACTTTTAG
- the VGLL1 gene encoding transcription cofactor vestigial-like protein 1 isoform X2, translating into MEETRKLSPKPCKNKEPVKTEWGSQSVVFTYFQGDINSVVDEHFSRALSNAKNPQDLSTKHKGETVVLKNDSMSPHQWNFSSHCSKPYPSSSATSMSNSGLNFSAVGMSGQYQPSALRSHPTQPADLWPFPSIGTPSLTSSVYHHALPDLHTIDEPISDRKYGSLLGLLQQERCLTSMQECTMKQHSSSACMTGPARLQNISQSSASGGERKASSYQGSENPSVSQATAGIQIHDRRRDLYF; encoded by the exons atggaagaaacaagGAAGCTCTCTCCAAAGCCATGCAAAAACAAAGAACCTGTGAAAACAGAATGGGGGTCTCAGAGTGTTGTATTTACATATTTCCAAGGGGATATTAACAGCGTCGTAGATGAACATTTTTCTAGAGCCCTAAGCAATGCCAAGAACCCACAAGACCTGAGCACAAAGCACAAGGGTGAGACTGTTGTCCTGAAGAATG ATAGCATGTCTCCCCATCAGTGGAATTTCTCTTCACATTGCTCCAAACCATACCCATCATCTTCTGCTACAAGCATGTCAAATTCCGGTctgaatttttctgctgttggtATGTCAGGCCAATACCAGCCGTCAGCTCTGAGGAGTCATCCAACTCAACCTGCAGATTTATGGCCTTTCCCTTCAATTGGGACTCCCAGTCTTACCAGTTCGGTGTATCATCATGCCTTGCCTGACCTGCACACGATAGATGAACCGATCTCTGACAGGAAATACGGTTCTCTTCTTGGtcttctgcagcaggaaaggtgCCTAACATCCATGCAAGAATGTACCATGAAGCAACACTCAAGTTCTGCTTGTATGACTGGACCTGCTAGGTTACAAAATATAAGTCAAAGTTCAGCTTCTGGGGGAG agaggaaaGCAAGCTCTTACCAAGGCTCAGAAAACCCCAGTGTAAGCCAAGCCACTGCAG GTATTCAGATTCATGACAGAAGACGAGACTTGTACTTTTAG